The following proteins are encoded in a genomic region of Dokdonia donghaensis DSW-1:
- a CDS encoding LON peptidase substrate-binding domain-containing protein, translated as MTTAVLPMFPLEMVAYQGELLSLHIFEERYQQLLKDCEESNITFGIPTYINNTLSYGTEMQVMQVVKRYPSGAADIICKGLRVFKLVDFYSTLGERLYAGGEVVYVPFEHNASLDLKKEFVKLLTTFYDLLDVNTPEVAVQTISAFRFAQKMGLDIQQQYELLQIASENDCFYYLIAHLKAAIPTLKSVNRTKELIKLNGHFKNFDPLDFKDYKLE; from the coding sequence ATGACTACAGCTGTTTTACCTATGTTTCCTCTTGAGATGGTTGCCTACCAAGGTGAGCTACTTTCTTTGCATATTTTTGAAGAGCGATACCAGCAATTACTTAAGGACTGTGAGGAGAGTAATATCACCTTTGGGATTCCTACTTATATTAATAACACCTTATCTTATGGCACAGAGATGCAGGTAATGCAGGTTGTAAAGCGATACCCATCTGGGGCTGCAGATATTATATGTAAAGGACTGCGCGTGTTTAAACTAGTGGACTTTTACAGCACGCTAGGTGAGCGGCTCTATGCTGGAGGTGAAGTGGTATACGTACCTTTTGAGCATAATGCATCTCTAGATCTCAAAAAAGAATTTGTAAAACTACTTACTACATTTTATGACTTACTTGATGTAAACACACCAGAGGTTGCTGTACAAACTATAAGTGCTTTTAGATTTGCACAAAAAATGGGACTCGATATACAGCAGCAATATGAATTATTACAAATTGCTTCAGAAAATGATTGTTTTTATTATCTCATAGCACATTTAAAAGCGGCTATACCTACACTTAAATCTGTAAATAGAACAAAAGAGCTTATCAAACTAAATGGACATTTTAAAAACTTTGATCCATTAGACTTTAAAGATTATAAGTTAGAATAG